In Betaproteobacteria bacterium, the following are encoded in one genomic region:
- a CDS encoding membrane integrity-associated transporter subunit PqiC: IGVQRFESTPGQAVLLDAVWSVRRTRDGVSQSGRTTLTEPSPDPGYELLAAAHSKALAQLGHDIAQAVRALTVSQQ, translated from the coding sequence GATCGGCGTGCAGCGCTTCGAGTCCACCCCGGGGCAGGCGGTGCTGCTCGATGCGGTGTGGAGCGTGCGGCGCACGCGCGACGGGGTGAGCCAGAGCGGGCGCACGACCCTCACCGAACCCAGCCCAGACCCCGGCTACGAGCTACTGGCCGCCGCTCACTCCAAAGCACTCGCCCAACTCGGCCACGACATCGCTCAAGCCGTCCGCGCACTGACTGTGTCGCAGCAGTGA
- a CDS encoding sensor histidine kinase, with the protein MTRPVYDWRALARWGIPESRLPERSEVRFRPPSLWEQHKLVILSTVGIVLLQAALIAGLLVQRARARRAESKSAALAGHLLTAHEDERRRLARELHDDMTQRLARLAIDAARIERGASVAPAEGIARSLREELVRLSEDVHALSYRLHPSVLDELGLAAALQAECDRLSRQASIAVEVDVRDLPQPLPREPALCLFRVAQEALRNIARHAQAHAAVVSLAAFDGGLQLAVRDDGRGFDAARSNERPSLGQMSMRERVRLLGGKLDIESAPGHGTTVVAWVPLRSAAT; encoded by the coding sequence ATGACCAGACCGGTCTACGATTGGCGCGCGCTCGCGCGCTGGGGCATTCCGGAGTCACGGCTTCCAGAACGAAGCGAGGTGCGCTTCCGTCCGCCCTCGCTGTGGGAGCAGCACAAGCTAGTGATTCTGTCCACGGTTGGCATTGTCCTGCTCCAGGCCGCGCTGATTGCCGGCTTGCTCGTCCAGCGTGCTCGAGCCCGGCGGGCGGAAAGCAAGTCTGCCGCACTGGCAGGCCATCTGCTCACGGCGCACGAGGACGAGCGGCGACGCCTGGCCCGCGAGCTGCACGACGACATGACGCAGCGGCTTGCCCGGCTCGCGATCGACGCCGCCCGCATCGAACGCGGCGCGAGTGTCGCACCGGCCGAGGGGATTGCGCGTTCGCTGCGCGAGGAGCTGGTGCGTCTCTCCGAGGACGTGCACGCCCTGTCGTACCGGCTACATCCCTCGGTGCTCGACGAGCTCGGCCTCGCGGCGGCGCTGCAGGCCGAGTGCGACCGGCTGTCCCGTCAGGCGTCGATCGCCGTGGAGGTCGACGTGCGTGACCTCCCGCAGCCGCTGCCCCGTGAGCCGGCGCTCTGCCTGTTTCGCGTGGCCCAGGAAGCGCTGCGCAACATCGCCCGTCACGCCCAGGCGCATGCGGCCGTCGTGTCGCTCGCGGCCTTCGACGGCGGGCTGCAGCTCGCCGTGCGCGACGATGGGCGCGGCTTCGACGCGGCGCGCAGCAATGAACGTCCGAGCCTCGGTCAGATGAGTATGCGCGAGCGCGTCCGCTTGCTGGGCGGCAAGCTCGACATCGAAAGCGCCCCCGGCCACGGCACCACCGTGGTGGCGTGG